In Apium graveolens cultivar Ventura chromosome 10, ASM990537v1, whole genome shotgun sequence, the following are encoded in one genomic region:
- the LOC141689968 gene encoding uncharacterized protein LOC141689968 — translation MPNSSNFRPKPNPQTSLSLHHHSWICRDRENMYSWVRKSLSVPIKMESFSQNKTTHHSIPQENQDIYGVNDDLIHLISSFTLDTFRNYPLQDEEGGANCGDGDVDDDSKALGKVRNDLSEWQQQHAILVLSKAKELSQLRFQLCPRYLKERDFWRIYFTLAKNNLAEYELRAVRLNKLNQMKLETQNLSDTSSYEVEMSETKLATT, via the exons ATGCCAAATTCATCCAATTTCCGACCCAAACCCAATCCCcaaacctctctctctctccaccACCATTCTTGGATCTGCAGAGACAGGGAGAACATGTATTCATGGGTTCGTAAAAGTCTTTCAGTACCCATAAAGATGGAatctttttctcaaaataaaactACCCATCATTCAATTCCTCAAGAAAATCAAGATATTTATGGTGTAAATGATGATTTAATTCATCTTATCAGCTCCTTCACTCTTGATACTTTCAGAAACTACCCTCTTCAAG ATGAAGAGGGAGGAGCTAATTGTGGTGATGGTGATGTTGATGATGATTCAAAAGCTTTGGGGAAAGTACGCAACGATTTGTCTGAATGGCAACAGCAGCACGCTATTCTTGTTCTCTCCAAAGCCAAG GAACTGTCACAACTTAGATTCCAACTTTGTCCACGCTACTTAAAAGAGCGAGACTTTTGGAGAATATACTTTACACTAGCTAAGAACAATTTGGCTGA ATATGAGCTGCGAGCTGTAAGACTAAACAAGCTTAATCAGATGAAACTAGAGACACAGAATCTTTCAGATACTAGTTCCTATGAAGTTGAAATGTCAGAAACAAAACTAGCTACGACGTAA